A genomic segment from Maniola hyperantus chromosome 4, iAphHyp1.2, whole genome shotgun sequence encodes:
- the LOC117981921 gene encoding lipopolysaccharide-induced tumor necrosis factor-alpha factor homolog, translating to MSQDTELLCPSKPELTKDAARVSASPTSVVNVSSPYVPKTIPLLLGPENTTTICPFCNSNIKTSVKYRSTTRTHITAALCCLLCCCCCIPYCMDSAKNSDHYCPSCSSYIGTYEK from the exons ATGAGTCAAGATACAGAACTTCTGTGTCCCAGCAAACCTGAATTGACGAAAGAT GCGGCAAGGGTATCTGCGTCTCCAACATCTGTAGTTAACGTTTCCTCCCCGTACGTCCCGAAAACG ATTCCGTTGTTACTGGGTCCAGAGAATACTACAACTATATGTCCGTTTTGTAATTCCAACATCAAGACTTCCGTGAAATATAGAAGTACAACTCGAACACACATTACTGCTGCACTTTGCTGTCTTTTATG ttgctGCTGTTGCATCCCGTATTGCATGGACTCTGCGAAAAATTCCGATCACTACTGCCCAAGTTGCAGTAGCTATATCGGAACTTATGAGAAGTGA
- the Mpv17 gene encoding protein Mpv17 — translation MCFTMAKARGVFQIYQKVLARRPYLVQAIQTGTLMGAGDLISQTIIEKKSTVDYKRTFKFSSIGLFVGGPALRVWYGLLNKHVGATGKTVAMKKVFVDQFIFAPTFLFFILVAVGTMQGKPWNTIEKDMHDNYFDVLKTNYYIWPWVQLVNFYYIPLQYQVLLVQFVALFWNTYLSWKTNSTEQLRD, via the exons ATGTGCTTTACAATGGCAAAAGCTCGGGGTGTTTTTCAAATATATCAAAAAGTACTTGCTAGACGGCCTTACTTAGTACAAGCTATTCAAACTGGAACTTTAATGGGGGCTGGTGATCTCATTTCACAAACCATAATAGAGAAAAAGTCCACGGTTGATTATAAAAGAACCTTTAAATTTTCATCTATTGGACTTTTTGTTGGT gGCCCCGCTCTACGTGTATGGTATGGCCTGTTAAACAAGCATGTAGGGGCAACTGGTAAAACTGTGGCTATGAAAAAAGTATTTGTAGATCAATTCATATTTGCcccaacatttttatttttcatcttaGTTGCAGTTGGTACTATGCAAGGAAAGCCTTGGAATACAATAGAAAAAGACATGCatgataattattttgatgTTCTTAAAACAAATTACTACATTTGGCCTTGGGTACAattagttaatttttattatattcctcTTCAGTATCAAGTATTACTTGTGCAGTTTGTTGCACTATTTTGGAATACATATTTATCATGGAAAACAAATAGTACTGAGCAATTAagagattaa
- the NaPi-III gene encoding sodium-dependent phosphate transporter 1: protein MEPYSDDLLWLVICGFVVAFILAFGIGANDVANSFGTSVGSKVLTLTQACILATIFEIAGAVLIGYKVSDTMRKGILDVSLYDDGGERLLAAGCLAALIAGAAWLILATALRLPVSGTHSVVGATVGFTLTAKGPVGVRWSTLGAIVLSWFISPALSGTVSALLYWLVRRFILRATQPLTAGLKVLPLFYGATIAVNVLSVVLDGPKLLAMDNIPLWMALSGSLALGVFAAICVRTFLVPYYQRRFVAPPVNFTLGLSNETTPANTPTHTKTSVPQRPTSLLSEDGKLLEAIEESAEMVTLSDADKCSAGVREINARNRALLATMDDCSILSRSLSPPNKSRLQLIDADPQINTLKYIDETLSCCKSLDSAQLVGMGESYDSKNGFLGDSCDTIARGELGRLSAMRMPPMAVEFDTPPPRSDKGPEGGSAWSIECEIRNTRLAAITPNSSAAPLLRGSSPAPPVAPPPPPADTLRLFSFLQVLTATFGAFAHGGNDVSNAIGPLVALWLLYSEGGAHARAETPLAILVFGGVGIALGLWLWGRRVIQTVGEDLTSITPDTGFTIELGAALTVLVASKAGLPISTTHCKVGSVVCVGYFSEKSVDWSLFRNIIFAWAVTVPAVAATAALAMLALEAFVV from the exons ATGGAACCATATTCAGACGATTTGCTCTGGTTGGTGATATGTGGTTTCGTGGTTGCATTTATTCTGGCGTTTGGGATCGGCGCTAATGACGTAGCAAATTCATTCGGAACAAGCGTTGGGTCAAAAGTCCTCACACTCACACAAGCATGCATACTTGCAACAATTTTCGAAATCGCCGGAGCGGTCTTGATCG GTTACAAGGTATCCGATACGATGCGCAAGGGCATACTTGACGTGTCACTATACGACGACGGAGGTGAACGACTGCTGGCTGCCGGTTGCCTGGCAGCTCTGATCGCCGGAGCCGCCTGGCTGATCCTCGCCACGGCTCTCAGGCTCCCAGTGTCAGGGACTCATTCGGTGGTTGGCGCTACTGTTGGATTCACACTGACTGCAAAAGGCCCAGTTGGCGTTCGTTGGTCTACACTAGGGGCGATTG TTTTATCATGGTTTATATCGCCTGCTCTCAGCGGTACGGTGTCAGCACTGCTGTACTGGTTGGTCCGTCGATTCATCCTGCGCGCAACTCAGCCGTTGACTGCAGGGTTGAAAGTCCTACCTTTGTTCTACGGCGCCACTATTGCTGTTAATGTGCTAAGTGTGGTCCTCGATGGCCCAAAat TGTTGGCAATGGACAATATACCACTATGGATGGCTTTGTCAGGGTCCCTGGCTTTGGGTGTATTCGCAGCGATTTGCGTGCGTACCTTCCTCGTGCCCTATTATCAACGTCGCTTTGTGGCACCGCCTGTTAACTTTACCCTCGGATTATCTAACG aaacgaCCCCAGCTAATACACCCACACATACAAAAACCAGTGTACCTCAACGGCCAACTTCGTTACTATCCGAGGACGGCAAACTCCTCGAAGCTATAGAAGAGAGTGCAGAAATGGTTACCCTAAGCGATGCAGACAAATGTTCTGCCGGCGTCAGAGAGATTAATGCTAGAAACCGAGCTCTACTGGCCACGATGGACGACTGCAGTATCCTTTCCCGAAGCTTAAGCCCACCAAACAAATCACGTTTACAGTTAATTGATGCAGACCCCCAAATAAATACTCTTAAATACATAGACGAGACGTTAAGCTGCTGTAAGAGTTTAGATTCGGCTCAGCTGGTGGGAATGGGTGAAAGTTATGATTCGAAGAATGGGTTTCTGGGAGATTCGTGTGACACGATCGCACGCGGTGAGCTTGGGCGACTATCGGCGATGAGAATGCCTCCCATGGCAGTGGAATTTGACACTCCACCGCCTAGATCTGATAAG GGTCCTGAAGGTGGCAGCGCGTGGAGTATAGAGTGCGAGATACGGAACACACGGTTGGCGGCGATCACACCCAACTCCAGCGCTGCGCCACTGCTTCGCGGCAGCAGCCCAGCACCGCCGGTGGCACCACCGCCTCCGCCGGCGGACACGCTGCGACTGTTCTCCTTCCTACAGGTTCTCACTGCTACCTTCGGGGCATTCGCTCATGGAGGCAACGATGTCAG TAACGCCATAGGTCCGCTAGTAGCCCTCTGGTTGCTATACTCGGAGGGTGGAGCGCACGCGAGAGCGGAGACCCCACTGGCGATACTGGTGTTTGGTGGGGTCGGCATCGCATTGGGCCTGTGGTTGTGGGGACGGCGCGTGATTCAAACTGTGGGCGAGGACCTTACCAGCATCACGCCTGACAC cGGGTTTACTATCGAGCTGGGAGCAGCCCTGACGGTGCTGGTGGCAAGCAAGGCTGGTCTGCCCATTTCCACCACGCACTGCAAGGTGGGCTCCGTCGTCTGTGTTGGATACTTCTCCGAAAAATCTGTGGACTGGAGTTTGTTTAG GAACATAATATTCGCTTGGGCGGTAACGGTTCCGGCCGTGGCGGCCACGGCGGCGCTCGCCATGCTGGCTCTCGAAGCGTTCGTCGTTTGA
- the Csp gene encoding dnaJ homolog subfamily C member 5, with translation MDKRKLSTAGDSLYQILQLPKTATADDVKKSYRKLALKYHPDKNPNNPEASDKFKEVNRAHTILSDATKRNIYDNYGSLGLYIAEQFGEENVNAYFVVTSTWCKVLFTVCGILTGCYFCCCLCCCCNCCCGKCKPRPPEESGDYHTLERDDSDGVQPVTAQPGGEARPAGSQQQPPIAMPAPQPAGASENTGLNTGSSIPKYT, from the coding sequence ATGGATAAAAGAAAACTCTCTACCGCAGGCGACAGTCTTTACCAAATACTGCAACTTCCCAAAACTGCAACGGCCGACGATGTCAAGAAAAGTTATCGCAAATTAGCGTTAAAATACCATCCAGACAAAAATCCAAACAACCCGGAAGCGTCAGATAAGTTTAAGGAAGTAAATCGCGCTCATACAATTTTAAGTGACGCTACGAAACGAAATATATATGATAACTATGGCTCTCTCGGGTTGTACATAGCTGAACAATTTGGAGAAGAAAATGTCAACGCCTATTTCGTCGTTACAAGTACTTGGTGCAAAGTACTATTTACTGTATGCGGTATTTTGACTGGATGCTACTTCTGCTGCTGTCTATGCTGCTGCTGTAATTGTTGCTGCGGCAAATGCAAGCCCCGTCCGCCGGAAGAGTCCGGGGACTATCACACGCTGGAACGTGACGATTCTGACGGCGTCCAGCCCGTGACGGCGCAGCCGGGCGGGGAAGCGCGTCCGGCCGGCAGCCAGCAGCAGCCGCCCATCGCCATGCCCGCGCCGCAGCCTGCTGGCGCCTCGGAAAACACGGGCCTCAACACAG